GCTGCGCTGAGCGTTAGCCTAACACGGCAAGGCCGCGCGGCTGTGAGAGCGTctgcaaatatttgtgtctGTCTCGTACTTTGCTTGGCCAAGTGTGAGTCATCCACACCATCTTGCGCCAAACTGCGGAATCATTTCCTGTCTCACCTGTCGAagctaaaacaaaataatcctCACCAGAGTTCATTTCTAGCGTGAACAACTCTGAGTTTGTCTCTAACCGGTGGCAAATTGGTACAAATTAGTCACTAATCACAAAGCGTAAATGGAAACCGTGTACTTGGCAGCTGGCAATCCCTAATAATCACGTTTGAATGAAGCATCTCAAGTTACAGTTTGTCCGGCTCTTTGAACACACGACTACAGCAAGCTGGTCGGCCATCTGCGGCAGCATGTGGAAACGGTTCGTTCGGAGAGTCCGGGGGGACCAAAAATGTTTGCCTCTCTTTCTCGCTGAGGTTTTGTATGCTTACTTTGCGACCATCGCCTTTGATTTCAACAAATTTGGTAAATGCGGATGAGAGATTTTAGGGAGGTGTTTCTGCGAGGGAGGCCCGTAGGGAAGGACAACACCAAGACGGTTGTGGAAACTCTAAAAAAAGGCAGAAGTGAAATTGCACCGACATGAGTAAACCTGCTGAGAGTAATGAGTCACTGTTTCCTCGTGGGGTATAccgcaaatgtgtgtgtgggtgactTAAAAGAATTTAGGCTGCTTCATGCTCCACCGAGTCCAGACTAATACAACTTCATGATGGCCTGAAAAATTTCTTCCAATTAAAACAGTTTCCATGTGTCCTTGTCACATtctttggttaaaaaaattccGTTAGTCTGACAAGATGAAAGATGCAAAATGTATCAAACCTTTTGTGCTTCCATAGAAAACAGATTCAAAGAAGTTTGTCCGCCTAAAACGAGCAAGTGATGAAGGAAGCCACCAAAGAACTCGAGAGGTTAAGAAGTTAATTGCCCTCCTCCTGGATTCTCATCAGTTGGCACTCCGTCATGAAAAGGGCTCCCAAAGGAGGTGGGAGGAGCCGCTGCTATCGGAGGCCTACCTGGCACGCAGTTTCCCTTGGCTTGAATCTCTGcctttttccctttccctcctcctctctaAATCCTGGAAAACATAAACATCCTCTCAGCCACATGGAGATGGGCCTGGGCTGTGTGCGGCctgcatggggggggggcttggtcCCCATGGTGAACAGGGTAAACATGGACCTCCCTAATACACTTGGAGAACTAATAGCACTTAAAATGGGGGGGATGTAGGTTCCTACTGTCCCACCTAAAAGTTTTACAACTACAAAATGACAGAAACTACCAAATAGAAGACTCTTCCAAAAGGTTCATTATTCAATTCAGCACAGAACAGAATTAAAcacattcactgccattgacggctacAAAGATCCATTGATAGTGAATGAGATCATTAAAATTACTCATGTGACCTTTTAAGGCttttgtgaaaaacaaaaatagagcaGTTTGTTCTTAAGACGTTTCGTTCCTCCTGACGGCGGATTTGAATTGTAGCTTAAGAACGGTCGAGACAGCGATTTGAACAGATTTAAAGCTGATAGCAGCCATCCATCATGTATAAGTGCCGAGCCAGCCGCTAGTAATGCTTCACATGTGCCGAGCCATCACAGTCGCTTTGGAATTTTGCATTACTGGAAGTAAATTTACTAGAACAGTTCTCAACTGTGCGGCTAAACCAGGTTGAGCAAGCTCCTGACACGTTGGCGTGTAAAAAAACTCCATTTGTAATGGTTTTGTTTACACATGACATCAGGCCGGACAAATTATTGACCAAAAGGCTTTTTGTTATCCCACAAGACATCAGATGAAAACAATGTGACACGCGACATGATTTTGGTGTTAGCGTCTTGGCCCGACGTCGTGTTGAATCGATTTCCATGGAAACgagtgactttttgttttgatgtggcTCTCCAGTGACCAAACTGACTCTGAGTAATGATGTTGAGTGCTTGGCTCGGACAAAAGGAGATATATTTGGTGTTAGTGCTCAGGGTGGTGTGTTGTTGGCTAGAACTAAATATCAACAGGGGTCGTTTCAAAAGTTGACAGTGATCCTGAAAAATTGAACAGCGGAAAATTGGCAACGGAAATTGTGACAGGGTAACTTAGATTACAAATGATTAATGTTAAATACGTTCTAGTGCGTGACCCAAAGAGTCTTACTGACTCATTGCTCCACTACAATGAAAACAGGCCCGTTTATCCAAACGTGCAAATTACAAGACAAGGCTGACGCTAGACAATTGATCAAATACATGTTACTGTACTCCCCCCTGGTGGAAAAACACAGTTACTACAATTGTgatatgtataaaaaaaaaaaataaaaaaaaagagaaaagtcctatttttgtaaataaaataaaaacgctTCTTGAATGCAAATTAggtaaatatttttagaatatattaaaataaaactaaaggATTTTTCTAATCTTAGAACAGTCTGAATGTTTAAGAATTTTTCATAAAATTTTTCAAGCACTATGCCTTAAGCAGAAGAATTCCCCAAAACGTGAGgcgttaaataaaaattacttttatttattttaaaataaatgcatgtttttgtttttttttcttttacagtcaaaaacaacccaacaaaataaaacaaaaatagacatGCACCGTTGTTCCTGACACGAGaatggcaaacaaaaacaacgacaacaaaaaacacgAAGCCAACTCCTTCATATTTCATTAAACACTTTTTGgacgacaacaaaaaaagctgcaAAAGTAGTGTTTGAGTAAAAGACACATATGTATTTCCGTGAGTTTAGGATATTTTCATCTTTACGTGATGACATTCATCACGTGAAGAACACgcgcgctcacacacacacacacacacacacacacacacactgaacatATTTACCCCTCAaagcagagagaaaaaaaactgtacaaTTCTATAAAAGCTGTGTTTTTACATtagttacaaaacaaataatactTCATTTTGCTTGCATAATTGATTGTGGGCCATTGCTGGTGTGTTCTCATAGAATTCATCATCAAAAACAAGAATAATACTGTGGCCGTGAGAGACACGTAGAGGTAATATGAGGATTACTTAGACCTCTGTTTTGTGACAGCGTTTGTGttaaaacaatgcaaatattaatatttcataataattttGCTTGATATTAAAAGCCACCCAGCTCCCTGCTTCATGCAAAGTGGACGCTATCTTTAGCGTAACATCGGCCCAAAATTCAATGCAATGATGTCCAAGTGCTTAGCGAAATTGGCGGGGTATAGGACCTGGGGGAGAAATGAGGCTAGAGCATATATTGCATATCCTACTAGTGCACAGAGTTGTCCATGACAATTGAGCACACTAGTGAAATGACTAGCGAGCactaggttttttttttacgactgTATGACATTCTTGTGCACTAGTAGAACAACTTAAACTAGGGAGGCAAAACGGTGCACTAGATGACAATTGTGTGCTACGAGTACCGCTAGTGTGTCCTTCTTGTTCTACTAGTACGCTAAATGGTCTTACTAACGAGGTCAAAGAAAAACTTGTAGCCTCCTGAACCCTTTTAGTGGCGGCAAACACAGACCAGTAGTTGAGCTACTAGTGCACCCTGTCgactgccattttttttcctattgtgtactagtaattttttttagtgagGATAAAGAGTGGATTAGTACTTACCCTTCAGTGTGCAAGGAGGGAATGGAATAGATGCTCAAACTTCTTTGTAAGCGGCTCACTGGTCGTTTTGCCCATTTAGTAACAAGTTGTTGATTCACTAAAATGTCATACAGTGGTGCCAAAACATTACCGGTAAGACAGTTTCAACTCAACTGGCTTACTCTATCTGGATATGAAGGACATTGAATAAATATGATACTGTATACTCTTCATTTGATATCCATCCTACGGTCCATGTACTAGTAcgctctttgtcctttttagtGGGACGAGATGCTACAAAAGTACACACTACTAGTGCCATGAAGGTTGAAATTCATTAGCGTGGAGCACGCACGCGCTTTACTAGTGGGAACCAAGAGCGTGACAGTCCATGGAGCGTGCTGTAGTGTGCAAGCGGGTGGTCCCGATGGCGAGACGCGTGGTCAGACCCACCCGCTGGTCAGCTTGTAGAACATGTCGTCGTCCAGGGTCTCGTTCTGGTCCTTGGCCCGCGTGGACAAGAAGATGTAACCCCCGATGAACTCGTGGACCACCTTACAGTCCACCTCGGCGCAGATGAACGACAACTTGGGCTCATCTGCAAATTCGACAGTCACCTGCAGGgggcattaaaaacaaaaaagctggAGAGAACAAAAATGGAGGACACGTTGATGCTACGTGCTACTTATGTTAACATCTGTGTCGAATGTCAGGCTTGACACGTGTTTCTTACCATCTTGATCTCCCAGTTGACGTTCCACTGCTTCATGTTGCTGAAGCGCCAGGTCTTGATGGCGTCCCCGGTGCCGGCGTCCATGCGGATCAGACGATTGTAGGTGATGCCGATCAACTCGTCGCGCTTCCCGCCTTGGAACCTGATAGCAGCCGCATGTCAGTAAAAACATGCGAGACTGTTTTTATATCCACTAGTCTCGGGCTAATCATACTTGGCCAAGAAGTGAGTGATTCCGAACTCTGGCAGCGACTGCCAAGCCTGGATGAAGCGCATCTTGGCCTCGATCAAACTCATCTGGGCCACGTTCTGGTGGGCTTCAAGAATGCGGGCCGAGATCTGGGAAAAACAAACGGTCGTACAGTAAATACTTGTTTGACGACCTGTCATGGAGAGCCACACAGAGTGAAACCAGGCTGGACAGAGGAGCTGAAGGAAAATCCAACCCGTGCAACTCTGCATGCATGGACTGCACACCCGTGTTTGTACACCACCATTGTCCCTCGTGTAGACACACCTAGACTTGAAACTCCAAACCCTACTTTAAAATCCCTACCCAGGCTTGAAACCTTGTCCTAATTAATAATAGAGAAGGCACTTTCCTTGGAGCTGGTCCGGGGTGTAAAGTCGCGCTCCAGATGCCGATGAGCTTTACACCCCTCCGGCATTTACCGGTCAAATAAAAGGCGACTAGATGTGAACGGATGACGACAGTGTGTGGAATTAATCAGTGATGATGCTGATGATGTCGTGCATTAAAAATGTGGCCTGAGGTCCTTCAACACAGTGATGGGTGTTAGACGCCAAAACTAGCACGCTCGCTGCTATTTGACACTCAGATGTGGTTACATGAGGAGGCGACTACTAACTACCAGGTCAGGTTATCAAACATGCACACTCAGGATGAACTTACCAAATCCCTGATTAAGCCTTGCTGGAAAAGGAGGACAGAAGGGATGAGAAACGGAGGAGGAACAATCAAACCGATTGAAGGATGTTAGGGTTAAAACGCATCcacaaaatattgaacatTTCAATGCTGCAATTCCTCTTTGACCCACAAGAGGGAGATGTAGGCCAAGTGTCACCCGTGTCATCTACTGCCCATTTGTTTTTCgaaccacacacacccagGAAGTTGATTGTTctggtgttgttgttttctcatGTGTGGCCTTTGGATGGGGAATTCTTGCACCCCAGCTGGGACTTTCTGCTAACAGGAAGTCCTCTTTGAAGGCAACTGGGGGGCTTGAGGGGGGGTGTGGGGGAAATCGGAGCTGACATGGCTTTTCCCAGGCAGTTTTCCCGCTCACTACTCCCATTTCCGGTTGCTTCTATGACCCCCACAGTATTACCAGGAGTCGCTGTGAATAATGGGACTTTACTGTGGTCCATGTTCTTACAGAAACGAAAGCACATGGCACGAGTTGAGCGAAGGAGGCCGCCTCAGCAGTCTCCTAACACGTTGATGGCGGACGTGTACTCAGCTGTTCCCAatgcacacgtacacacagcTGAGGCTTGCATGCAAATCCGCAATTCATTACAGCTGCATGCCAGTAACTATGTACAAATActttattattgcaattaactttgtatttttccagaagattttttttctactttgaaACTATTACAGTGctcccttaaaaaaaaatagctcagTACTAGGGACCCTTGTCTGAGTGGGAGAGGAGGGGGAGAGCGTTTCGGGGTAAGCCAAGGCCGATGCCAGGAGGCGTCCATCTGGGAAGCATCAGACGCCACTTTGTCGCGACCCACTCCCCCGGCGGAGTCATCAACAAGTCAACAAGCTCCCGCTAAACACTCACGCAGTCACAACGCAAACCGTCTGGTGTCTCTCTCTGACCACAAACTGCTGACTTGAAGAGACTCACTGGTTACCGGAATGGGCTGTTActgctttttgtgtgtcactgtaacccccccaccccttctcCTTCCCCCCTCACCTGCTTGTTCTTGTACTTCTTCAGGTAGCGCGGTGACACCAGGCACTCGGGGTTGATGTCGCTGGTGATGGGCTCGATGAACTGCGGGTCGGGGTTCATGTGCTGCATCTTGAGGAAGGACAGGATGTTCTGCACCTCCAGGTTGTAGGAACTGTCCGCCATGGTCTTGCCCTTGGACGCCAAGCGGCAGGCGGCCATCCAGTGGGCGTACTGCTTCTCCTGAGGATATGGATATCTTCGTTCAGACACGGAGCCCAAAAGCAAGCCAGCTCAAAATGTTGCCACTTCTCACCGTGTCGCATCGCAGCCAGATCTCGTTCATGCCGTCCGCCACGGGGATTAACAGCTTGATGTTGAATTTCTGACCTGATATGTTCACATCTGGGGTCACCTCGCAACCTACGGTGACAGTGCCCGTTCAAATGTTAGCTGGAGTAAATAGCACAGACGCATGCGAgccaaaagtgttttttttttattcttgttgCACCTCTGAGGTTCATTTGGTGAGCAGGCGTCCCGTGCGACTCCTCTTTAGTCTTGTAACAGGAAATTGTGATGTCTTTGAACGTGCACCAGTACTGCTTGTAGCCCTTCAGCGTCAGCTTTTTGGGTCTGCAAAACACATCACATATAGATAACAGTTGACTTTTCTAGACATCATTTTATGAGAACCCCACCGCCTTCCATCTCAAGATCGTCAGCAAAGGCACAAAGCCAGAGACTGAGTAATTATGCTTTAAAATGTGCTTAGTCTTAAAGTTCAAAGCTAAACGGAAAGGCCTTTGGCAAACAACCCAATGTGGATCTTAAACAGGCCTTACTGTTATTTAAGGCCGTTTCCTGCTTCCTGCTTTTGGGATAAAAATGCACCGTccaacaacccccccccccttttttttttgcttgttttctgAATGAACACGCTGTCTTGTGGTATCGGTTGGCAGTCGGTGGACTCACTTGAAGACTTTGACGTAGTCCGCTAGCTCAGGAATAGACGTGATGTCACCCTAAGAGGAGAAACGGGGAAGTACGAATCCAAACATCAATGCTAGCCAAAGCTAAGAGAGTCCTAACAATTAACTAGGTGAAACTATGATGTCATGCTAAGTACAAGATCTAAATTGGCGTGTGGTTTCCTACCAGGGCATTGGACGTCTTGCCTCCTTCCAGCGTGATCTCCAGGTCGGAGAGGGCGGCGTCCACCTCGTCCACCTCCTTCTCGCTGTTGTTCATGTGGTTGTCCGACGACATGATGGACAGCTTGTTGATGTGGTACTGATGGGAgagagaccaaaaaaaaaaaaaaaaaaacagtttcatcACATTTGGGTGAAcccagagaaaaaaatggacaactGGAAGGCTAGGAGGTGAGAAGTCAAAGGATAAGCGACAACGTTTGCTACGACAACACTAAACACAAGTTGATGACAAACGCTAATTCTAACGCCAAGCCGCTTGTGTTATTCGAATGAGCAGCTGTTGACCcgtgaaaaacacacacacgcacgcgcacagaCTCATCGTTAAGGTTAGCCAATGTGGAACAAAGGGCTCATCACTCCTCTCCGGCTACCGATTAAACATTTGCAAGGCCTGTCGAGGTGACATCCTGTTAGCTGCAAAGTTCAAAACAGGTCTGGCGTCTATTTTCTAACACCTGATTATCTCATCTGGACGTGCCGTTCCGCCAACGGTAGCCGGCGACGTACTGAATGCGGGAAGTGCGGGCTCTTTATTTAGCCTCTAGTATCCACCTTCCCCTCTCGTGAAACCTCAGCCAATTCGGTGAGCTCATGCGAGCCTTGATGAAAAATAGTATCCAACAGTGGGGAGGCGTCCAAAGAGCCCAGTGAGGAGTAATGGGAAACCGGTTAATTATAACATGAGCGAGAACAGTGTCCCGCTAGGCATTGGCTAGTCCGGGGGGGTGCAAGAATGCAGCATCCTGTGGCCTGAAGATGCTCTATAATTAACCCCAAGAGTGAGGACAGGGTGGTGCCCTAAgaatgcagattttttttttttttttttttaaactcaagtccaaaataaatgttaacaCCCCCCCAACAGTGGCAAAGGAGGGAAAAGGCCCAAATTTGGACGTGTGCATTTCAATTTACTGACAACATGACAAGGCAGTTTTTACCTGCAGCGCGGCAAACATCATCATTTCCTCCTCCGTGCACTCGATTTCCTCCAGCAGGATGGCCCACTTGGACTGCTCGTAGAGCTGGTTCACCCTTATGGCGTCATACTGGAGCGAGAGGTGACAAAGTTCAACCAACATGGATTGACAATGAATAGATTGCAgtatcctaaaaaaaaaaaaatgtgttgacgGTGTTTTATGGGCAATTACCTTTGGGTTGAGGTCAAAGAAACTGTGGTATTTAAACCTTAGCAGCAACACTTCGTTCTCCTTGACATCCTGTTCCATCAGAGACCTCGACGAGTCCAACCACCTGGACACGCACAGTTGCATTTGTAGTAAAACGCCTCAAAACATCGTTCGCCAAGCGAGGACATGGCGTTTTCCTCACCCCTGGTTGATCTTGGCCTTGTCCAGAAGAGACTGCGGCTTGTAGAGCTTGACCAGGATGTCCGGGGAGGCGATAGGTTGGCTGACGGCGAGGATGCCGGGGTTGCCCTCCGACAGGGGGCTGTCGCCGAACCAGGCGGACGTGGGGGACAGCGGGCTGCCGTCTCGTGAGTCGTACGTGGGCGTCATGGTCTTGCTGTACAAGCCCGGGCTGGAGTAGATGCTTCCTGAAAGTCGTCCAACCAGAGGCTTGCATTAGAAACTTGGCTAATGGACCGGCTAGCAGCACAGTGCTCATTAAGTGATacaagcatgaaaaaaaaagccttttaagAATTTTTGATGACCAGAACTTTTTTTACTATTCATACCAAATTTCATGCTTGTATCACGACTGACAAATACTGAAGGTGACCACTCTCACACTTATTAGCAGCCCGGCCACATTGCAGATGAGTGGCTTCAATAATGGCGTCCTGGCGGGACTGACGTGGGTCAGCATGCACACGATGCACAAGATGTTTGAGTTTTACTCACTTAGGGGGGGGTGCACATAATAAACTTCCCcaacacaacaacaagaagcccggcggccatcttgtttTTGGAAAAGGCTGATTCAGAGCCATTGCCGGCTTTTGTGAGTAAGAGGAAAATCATGCTGGGAAGTTGCCAGATTAACTTTATGTATGTACCCCCTTTTGTGAGTAAAGTGAAGTGCACTCCGTGCAGAAAATGGCACCGCACAACTTGGCACAGAGGGGGAAGCGGAAAGCTTTCCGGGGATATGAGCCAAAAACGACCTTAATATTCAACAAGTAGGTGTGTGAATCTGACCAAACATTGCTACCCCACCATTTTTGATCCCCTTCTTGAAGTGTCAACATGCTACACTACTGGCTCTCTTCTAAAACCAGGAAATGGGTTTCAAACGAAGGTCATGAGAACAGGGTGCAAGCTGGAAGGGGCGGGCCACCCATCCTCGCCGGAGAAGGGTGTTATTCATGAACTTCTTGGTGGATTTGCGCTAATGCCCGAGTTCAGCGGGTCAGGGAGAGCCCGACCATCACTCCCACGGGGAATCCAAGAGTAGAGAGCGTgtacaaggggggggggaaaacacAACTCGGCCATCCTGTTTACAAACTCTGATACGCGAGTCGTTTCAAATGCGTCAACTCCCCAAGACCACCAAAAGGCTGTTCTCGCTCCTTAAAATGGCGAGAAGTTCCTCTAAAAACGCGACTAGCGCACTGAAAAGTGAGGCCAAGCTGTCAGCTGACAGACGAGCCAGACGACTGCGAGGCCTACGAAGGTTATGGATGTCATGTGATCTCCGCGCAACAGCTGTGATGAAGGAAAGGGAAGGCGTTGGTGAGGAAGCAGTGCTGGAGGAACAGGAGAGGACAGAGGGGAGAGCTTACCTTTGACGGGGCCGATGTATATTATCTCAGAGGCTAGGATGAAGAGAGAAAGGCAGAGGGAGAGAGGACAGTGGAGGAAAAGTTCATGGTGAATATTCAggagtctattttttttaaggaggGGAGGAAACAGAGgtgaaaggaaaaataatatgagatggttatttttttttttttagaggcgAGTAGCCATGGATGGTCAGGCGAGGCCTTGTGACAGTTCCAAGTGTCAACTTTGGACACACTTGCTTAAAATTGACTCCTACGGTGTTTAATGTTCTTGGCACGAGACATTTTCGAAACGCTACATTTAGAAGATAGAAGGGTGAGGTCTTTGGTCTCCGAGTGGAAATAATTGGTCATGTAACCTCAGCACTGTTATTGGTGTCTCCTGCAGTACGGTGGCGGCTAGGATATTATTTACGTGTTTAAATATTAGTCTTAGTTGAGGGTAGCGAGGGTATGAAAGCAAAATTCTCtttaaaataaagttaatAGTGGAGAGAAATACCATATTTGCGTCAAAATGGAGCACACAGCTTTTTAGCcactaaataattacattggTGGGAGCGCAGCGCTTAGGAGCAGCCTGTAACAATTTGCTGTCTTTTcccaatgaaaaatgaaagacaTGAAGGAAACATATCCATTCCAGTATTGCGCAACGCTACGCAAAGTGTGCGGGAGGGGTCGTTACTGTAACAACCCAGTCGGCTTCGGAGGTGATTGCATCGCTTCCTCCCTCATTGTGATTCCGATCAGGCTAAGCGGCCAAGCCCTCACACACGGGAAGGAATAACGCAGGGCAATTTGGCGCGCTCTATAGCATGTGATCCGATGGGCGGGAAAATTCTTGCCGCTAAGTGAACCCTTGGCACCGTCGGACGGAAGAATATATCTGCTCatcgaggggaaaaaaaacatgtactgGGTGTTGCCGCCGGcgtccattttaaaaatattcaatcgTGTCACGTGATCTTTTTCTGCGTGCTTAAGTGAGGTTTGACGGTGAAAGTGGCGCTGACCCACTCGGGGTCGTAACTCAGCGCCGGCTAGGCTAAAGCGGGGTGCCGGTGTTGCGCAGCACAGTCGGGGGGTTTAAAATGGCAGCGTGACCAACTATGTGTGGAATCTCAAGCATCCGTCATCCTCCCCGCCAGGGAAACCGGGGCCACGGAGGCCACGCAGGGCTCGTATATTTGGATCGGCGTATCTTTGGTGGAGCGAAATTCAAAATGGATACATCACGGGAGCCGTCTGAGATTCCAAACGAAATCATCTCCTGAGTGACCGACCTGATCCAGGGGTTAGGAGCGGACCCTCTAACTCCAGATCATCCTCTTCGGCTTCCTccaactttttcttcttctttttgggaTCACGCGGCTTACGCAGTAGAGATAACTCCTCTGGGTGACGGATATCTGTGGAGAGAGTTGAGTCAGGCATGATTAAAAATtcgattaattaaaaaatatatatcaaaaaaATGAGCATGGcaaagagaggagagagagaaggtAAGAAATTCAGAGACAGCTGCGGCACATGAGCCActggaaaaatggcaaatcCCTTTTCTCAAGGCCCCCACAAATCTTTGCTTGGAGTGTAATCCCCGAGTGAGACAGGCCAGACAACCTCAACCGTCCCCCCCcgctccacacacacacacttttgacAACCAT
Above is a genomic segment from Syngnathus acus chromosome 22, fSynAcu1.2, whole genome shotgun sequence containing:
- the fermt2 gene encoding fermitin family homolog 2 isoform X1; the encoded protein is MALDGIRMPDGCYADGTWELKMHVTDLHRDVSLRVTGEIHIGGVMLKLVEKLDVKKDWSDHALWWEKKKTWLLKTHWTLDKYGIQADARLLFTPQHKLLRLQLPNMKHMKVKVNFSDRVFKAVSDICKTFNIRHPEELSLLRKPRDPKKKKKKLEEAEEDDLELEGPLLTPGSASEIIYIGPVKGSIYSSPGLYSKTMTPTYDSRDGSPLSPTSAWFGDSPLSEGNPGILAVSQPIASPDILVKLYKPQSLLDKAKINQGWLDSSRSLMEQDVKENEVLLLRFKYHSFFDLNPKYDAIRVNQLYEQSKWAILLEEIECTEEEMMMFAALQYHINKLSIMSSDNHMNNSEKEVDEVDAALSDLEITLEGGKTSNALGDITSIPELADYVKVFKPKKLTLKGYKQYWCTFKDITISCYKTKEESHGTPAHQMNLRGCEVTPDVNISGQKFNIKLLIPVADGMNEIWLRCDTEKQYAHWMAACRLASKGKTMADSSYNLEVQNILSFLKMQHMNPDPQFIEPITSDINPECLVSPRYLKKYKNKQQGLIRDLISARILEAHQNVAQMSLIEAKMRFIQAWQSLPEFGITHFLAKFQGGKRDELIGITYNRLIRMDAGTGDAIKTWRFSNMKQWNVNWEIKMVTVEFADEPKLSFICAEVDCKVVHEFIGGYIFLSTRAKDQNETLDDDMFYKLTSGWV
- the fermt2 gene encoding fermitin family homolog 2 isoform X3; amino-acid sequence: MALDGIRMPDGCYADGTWELKMHVTDLHRDVSLRVTGEIHIGGVMLKLVEKLDVKKDWSDHALWWEKKKTWLLKTHWTLDKYGIQADARLLFTPQHKLLRLQLPNMKHMKVKVNFSDRVFKAVSDICKTFNIRHPEELSLLRKPRDPKKKKKKLEEAEEDDLELEGPLLTPGSGSIYSSPGLYSKTMTPTYDSRDGSPLSPTSAWFGDSPLSEGNPGILAVSQPIASPDILVKLYKPQSLLDKAKINQGWLDSSRSLMEQDVKENEVLLLRFKYHSFFDLNPKYDAIRVNQLYEQSKWAILLEEIECTEEEMMMFAALQYHINKLSIMSSDNHMNNSEKEVDEVDAALSDLEITLEGGKTSNALGDITSIPELADYVKVFKPKKLTLKGYKQYWCTFKDITISCYKTKEESHGTPAHQMNLRGCEVTPDVNISGQKFNIKLLIPVADGMNEIWLRCDTEKQYAHWMAACRLASKGKTMADSSYNLEVQNILSFLKMQHMNPDPQFIEPITSDINPECLVSPRYLKKYKNKQQGLIRDLISARILEAHQNVAQMSLIEAKMRFIQAWQSLPEFGITHFLAKFQGGKRDELIGITYNRLIRMDAGTGDAIKTWRFSNMKQWNVNWEIKMVTVEFADEPKLSFICAEVDCKVVHEFIGGYIFLSTRAKDQNETLDDDMFYKLTSGWV
- the fermt2 gene encoding fermitin family homolog 2 isoform X4, with the protein product MALDGIRMPDGCYADGTWELKMHVTDLHRDVSLRVTGEIHIGGVMLKLVEKLDVKKDWSDHALWWEKKKTWLLKTHWTLDKYGIQADARLLFTPQHKLLRLQLPNMKHMKVKVNFSDRVFKAVSDICKTFNIRHPEELSLLRKPRDPKKKKKKLEEAEEDDLELEGPLLTPGSGSIYSSPGLYSKTMTPTYDSRDGSPLSPTSAWFGDSPLSEGNPGILAVSQPIASPDILVKLYKPQSLLDKAKINQGWLDSSRSLMEQDVKENEVLLLRFKYHSFFDLNPKYDAIRVNQLYEQSKWAILLEEIECTEEEMMMFAALQYHINKLSIMSSDNHMNNSEKEVDEVDAALSDLEITLEGGKTSNALGDITSIPELADYVKVFKPKKLTLKGYKQYWCTFKDITISCYKTKEESHGTPAHQMNLRGCEVTPDVNISGQKFNIKLLIPVADGMNEIWLRCDTEKQYAHWMAACRLASKGKTMADSSYNLEVQNILSFLKMQHMNPDPQFIEPITSDINPECLVSPRYLKKYKNKQISARILEAHQNVAQMSLIEAKMRFIQAWQSLPEFGITHFLAKFQGGKRDELIGITYNRLIRMDAGTGDAIKTWRFSNMKQWNVNWEIKMVTVEFADEPKLSFICAEVDCKVVHEFIGGYIFLSTRAKDQNETLDDDMFYKLTSGWV
- the fermt2 gene encoding fermitin family homolog 2 isoform X2; translation: MALDGIRMPDGCYADGTWELKMHVTDLHRDVSLRVTGEIHIGGVMLKLVEKLDVKKDWSDHALWWEKKKTWLLKTHWTLDKYGIQADARLLFTPQHKLLRLQLPNMKHMKVKVNFSDRVFKAVSDICKTFNIRHPEELSLLRKPRDPKKKKKKLEEAEEDDLELEGPLLTPGSASEIIYIGPVKGSIYSSPGLYSKTMTPTYDSRDGSPLSPTSAWFGDSPLSEGNPGILAVSQPIASPDILVKLYKPQSLLDKAKINQGWLDSSRSLMEQDVKENEVLLLRFKYHSFFDLNPKYDAIRVNQLYEQSKWAILLEEIECTEEEMMMFAALQYHINKLSIMSSDNHMNNSEKEVDEVDAALSDLEITLEGGKTSNALGDITSIPELADYVKVFKPKKLTLKGYKQYWCTFKDITISCYKTKEESHGTPAHQMNLRGCEVTPDVNISGQKFNIKLLIPVADGMNEIWLRCDTEKQYAHWMAACRLASKGKTMADSSYNLEVQNILSFLKMQHMNPDPQFIEPITSDINPECLVSPRYLKKYKNKQISARILEAHQNVAQMSLIEAKMRFIQAWQSLPEFGITHFLAKFQGGKRDELIGITYNRLIRMDAGTGDAIKTWRFSNMKQWNVNWEIKMVTVEFADEPKLSFICAEVDCKVVHEFIGGYIFLSTRAKDQNETLDDDMFYKLTSGWV